The following are encoded together in the Chloroflexota bacterium genome:
- a CDS encoding TfoX/Sxy family protein, with protein MSTAKTPGGARRVKPAAKKPATDRKTRSPKKVAAPRKPAKGPKPDPFRDFVVDQLREVQGVVARSMFGGHGLYRGEAFFGVIYEGRLYFKTDAQSEVAYRERGMDFFHPKPHIYLKHHFEVPADVLEDSEQLAVWARRALAVKS; from the coding sequence ATGAGCACAGCCAAAACACCCGGCGGCGCGCGGCGTGTCAAACCGGCGGCGAAAAAGCCCGCGACGGACCGGAAGACCCGTTCGCCGAAGAAGGTCGCAGCGCCGCGCAAGCCGGCCAAAGGCCCGAAGCCCGATCCATTCCGCGACTTTGTGGTCGATCAACTGCGCGAGGTGCAGGGCGTGGTTGCGCGGAGCATGTTCGGTGGGCATGGTCTCTATCGCGGTGAGGCGTTCTTCGGCGTGATCTATGAGGGCCGGCTATACTTCAAGACCGACGCGCAGAGCGAGGTCGCCTACCGGGAACGCGGGATGGATTTTTTCCACCCCAAACCACACATCTACTTGAAGCACCATTTTGAGGTGCCTGCCGACGTGCTGGAAGATAGCGAGCAACTGGCCGTTTGGGCGAGGCGGGCGCTAGCCGTAAAGTCGTAA
- the holA gene encoding DNA polymerase III subunit delta: MTNCFIFHGNEEFLQSEALKALRGKLGDPGVASMNTTELDGRKLALPDLIAAAEAMPFLGDRRLVLVEGLLGRLEGRGGKVPKADQQFAADLIAYLRRVSPSTWLVLDEDHAVLDTHPVMQFARVHADMIEVQFFGRLGEIDLRKWLSARAKHHGGSLASDALEKLATAGDADLRLLDQEIAKLVTFANGRPVAGGDVERLVHAARNVDVFAMVDALGQRDGRRAIAQFHALVEDGEPPARLLFMITRQFRMIMQAKDLEERKVNPADRMRSLGAASFIVNKVTRQAQQFTRPQLDLIYRRLLEVDQGIKTGQAEPLLAADMLIAEITARSGPRASTKK; this comes from the coding sequence ATGACCAACTGCTTTATCTTCCACGGTAACGAAGAGTTCCTGCAATCCGAGGCGCTTAAGGCGCTGCGCGGTAAGCTGGGCGACCCCGGCGTGGCCAGCATGAACACGACGGAGCTTGATGGCCGCAAGCTGGCACTGCCCGACCTGATCGCTGCCGCCGAAGCGATGCCGTTCCTGGGCGACCGACGGCTGGTGCTGGTCGAAGGGTTGCTGGGGCGGCTGGAAGGGCGCGGCGGCAAGGTGCCGAAGGCCGACCAACAGTTCGCCGCCGACCTTATCGCATATCTGCGGCGCGTCTCGCCTTCAACCTGGTTGGTGCTCGACGAGGATCATGCCGTGCTTGACACACACCCGGTGATGCAGTTTGCGCGCGTACACGCCGACATGATCGAGGTGCAGTTCTTTGGCCGCCTGGGCGAGATCGATCTGCGCAAGTGGCTGAGCGCACGCGCGAAGCACCACGGCGGCAGCCTGGCATCGGACGCGCTCGAAAAACTGGCGACCGCCGGCGACGCCGACCTGCGGCTGCTCGACCAGGAGATTGCCAAGCTCGTGACGTTTGCCAACGGCCGTCCCGTCGCGGGCGGCGACGTGGAGCGACTGGTGCACGCGGCGCGCAACGTCGATGTGTTTGCGATGGTGGACGCGCTCGGCCAGCGCGACGGCCGCCGCGCGATCGCGCAGTTTCACGCGCTTGTGGAGGATGGCGAGCCGCCGGCGCGCCTGCTGTTCATGATCACGCGCCAGTTCCGCATGATCATGCAGGCGAAGGACCTGGAGGAGCGCAAAGTCAACCCGGCCGACCGGATGCGTTCGCTTGGCGCGGCGAGTTTCATCGTAAATAAGGTGACGAGGCAGGCGCAGCAATTCACCCGGCCGCAGCTCGATTTGATCTACCGCCGTCTGCTTGAGGTGGACCAGGGCATCAAGACCGGGCAGGCCGAACCGCTGCTGGCGGCCGACATGCTAATCGCGGAGATCACGGCGCGCAGCGGGCCGCGGGCCAGCACGAAGAAATAA
- a CDS encoding class I SAM-dependent methyltransferase: MTNELAVTLRPDRDKSVRQRHPWVFSGAAASVTGNPQAGDTVTVRAANGDFLARAAFSPKSQIVARVWTWDEAEAVDAAFFARQIERAIAARAALSRVTDAVRWVNAESDGLPGLIIDRYGAFAVCQFLSAGPDHWKAAIVEAVAAQPGIRGVYERSDVDVRGKEGLKAATGVLAGDAPPETIEIGESLPDANGVMQPRRYGVDIVHGHKTGFYLDQRDNRRIVAELANGCDVLNAFAYTGAFTIAALGAGARSVVSLDSAGPMLALAARNLALNGLTADGLREGDVFKVLREFRDSGQTFDLIILDPPKFAQTQIQINKATRAYKDINWLAFRLLRPGGHLVTFSCSGIVSADLFQKVVFGAALDARRDAQVIRWLTQASDHPMRLTFPEGFYLKGLVCRV; encoded by the coding sequence ATGACCAACGAACTGGCCGTCACGCTCAGGCCGGACCGCGACAAGTCGGTGCGCCAGCGGCATCCCTGGGTCTTCAGCGGCGCGGCCGCCAGCGTGACCGGCAACCCGCAGGCGGGCGACACGGTGACCGTGCGCGCCGCCAACGGCGACTTCCTGGCGCGCGCCGCCTTCAGCCCGAAGTCGCAGATCGTCGCGCGTGTCTGGACGTGGGACGAAGCGGAGGCGGTCGACGCGGCGTTTTTCGCGCGGCAGATCGAGCGCGCGATCGCCGCGCGCGCCGCGCTGTCGCGCGTGACCGATGCCGTGCGCTGGGTGAACGCCGAGAGCGACGGACTGCCCGGCCTGATCATTGACCGCTACGGCGCGTTTGCCGTCTGCCAGTTCCTGAGCGCCGGGCCGGATCACTGGAAAGCGGCGATCGTGGAAGCCGTCGCGGCGCAGCCTGGCATTCGCGGCGTATACGAGCGCTCCGATGTGGACGTGCGCGGCAAAGAGGGGCTGAAGGCGGCGACCGGTGTGCTGGCCGGCGACGCGCCGCCGGAGACGATCGAGATCGGCGAATCGCTGCCGGACGCCAACGGCGTCATGCAGCCGCGCCGCTACGGCGTGGATATCGTCCACGGCCATAAGACCGGCTTCTACCTCGACCAGCGCGACAACCGCCGCATCGTCGCCGAGTTGGCGAACGGCTGCGACGTGCTGAACGCGTTCGCATACACCGGCGCGTTCACGATCGCGGCGCTCGGCGCGGGTGCGCGCAGCGTGGTCAGCCTGGACTCGGCGGGGCCGATGCTGGCGCTGGCGGCGCGCAATCTGGCGCTGAACGGCCTGACCGCCGATGGCCTGCGCGAGGGCGACGTGTTCAAGGTGCTGCGCGAGTTCCGCGACAGCGGGCAGACGTTTGACCTGATCATCCTTGACCCGCCGAAGTTCGCGCAGACGCAGATACAGATAAACAAGGCGACGCGCGCGTACAAGGACATCAACTGGCTGGCGTTCCGACTGCTGCGGCCGGGCGGTCATCTTGTCACCTTCTCCTGCTCCGGCATCGTCTCGGCCGACCTATTCCAGAAGGTCGTATTTGGCGCGGCGCTCGACGCCAGGCGCGACGCGCAGGTGATTCGCTGGCTCACGCAGGCCAGCGACCATCCGATGCGCCTGACCTTTCCGGAAGGGTTCTACCTGAAGGGGCTTGTCTGCCGGGTATAA
- a CDS encoding phosphotransferase, translating into MSSRILESVEQLLSRDVLSAVTGQPVESVEVAPLAAPHFSGNTLESVRAITSERAIHFVLKRFSFERDWVMRLTQDYEVREVQLFRGNVYTRVPDLAIVPVVAAARDGKSWASLMVDVSDSLVPTGPDPLPAADVKRFLDHLAAIHARFMEDESLLKPALGLSSLRDFIMILSPAYVRREIDAGRSHPVLESAARGWEVFADVAKPEAARIIKRLQSDLRPLLRVIARAPRTLVHGDFKFSNLGRWVPPPAPSPAADGLPAWTPEPRTIVLDWQDATFGSPLLDLGYFIGINAARTPFGPEEVLQAYKDSLATFAYPYQPAAWARDSEVGLLAGGAMRIAWKVALETQSDDAAVRAQAEGALAWWSDQIIRAGHWIGS; encoded by the coding sequence ATGAGCAGCCGCATTCTCGAATCGGTCGAGCAACTGCTCAGCCGCGACGTGCTCTCGGCGGTGACCGGCCAGCCGGTCGAGTCGGTCGAGGTCGCGCCGCTCGCCGCGCCGCACTTCTCGGGCAACACCCTGGAGTCGGTGCGCGCCATTACGTCCGAGCGTGCCATCCACTTCGTGCTCAAACGCTTCTCGTTCGAGCGCGACTGGGTCATGCGCCTGACGCAGGACTACGAGGTGCGCGAGGTGCAGTTGTTCCGCGGCAACGTCTACACCCGTGTGCCTGACCTGGCGATTGTGCCGGTCGTCGCCGCCGCGCGCGACGGCAAATCGTGGGCCAGCCTGATGGTGGACGTGAGCGACTCGCTGGTGCCGACCGGGCCCGATCCGCTGCCGGCCGCCGACGTGAAGCGCTTCCTCGACCACCTGGCGGCGATTCATGCGCGCTTCATGGAAGACGAGTCGCTGCTCAAGCCGGCGCTCGGCCTGTCGTCGCTGCGCGATTTCATCATGATCCTCTCGCCCGCCTACGTGCGCCGTGAGATCGACGCCGGGCGCAGCCATCCGGTGCTCGAATCGGCTGCGCGCGGCTGGGAGGTATTTGCCGATGTGGCGAAACCCGAGGCGGCGCGCATCATCAAGCGCCTGCAGAGCGACCTGCGGCCGCTGCTGCGCGTGATCGCCCGCGCGCCGCGCACGCTCGTGCACGGCGACTTCAAGTTCTCCAACCTGGGACGCTGGGTGCCGCCCCCGGCGCCGTCGCCCGCGGCGGACGGCCTGCCGGCCTGGACGCCGGAGCCGCGCACCATCGTGCTCGACTGGCAGGATGCGACGTTCGGCTCGCCCCTGCTCGACCTCGGTTACTTCATCGGCATCAACGCGGCGCGCACGCCGTTCGGCCCGGAAGAGGTCTTGCAGGCGTACAAGGACTCGCTGGCGACGTTTGCCTACCCGTATCAGCCGGCCGCGTGGGCGCGCGATTCGGAAGTTGGACTGTTGGCGGGCGGCGCGATGCGCATCGCCTGGAAGGTCGCGCTGGAAACGCAGAGCGACGATGCGGCCGTGCGCGCGCAGGCGGAAGGCGCGCTGGCGTGGTGGTCGGATCAAATCATCCGGGCGGGTCACTGGATCGGCTCGTGA
- a CDS encoding VOC family protein encodes MFDIRDYIVKFDHTAIGVANIGDALPLYRDLLGGKQVGSGIALEKGFQALQLEYPNGSKIELIAPLGDDSFMHKFLRERGSGVHHLTFIVKNLVQCVAHLRGLGYRVVGEDYSNPGWREAFISPVSAHGTIVQLAESDRYP; translated from the coding sequence ATGTTCGACATTCGCGATTACATCGTCAAGTTTGACCACACCGCCATCGGCGTGGCTAATATCGGGGATGCCCTCCCGCTGTACCGCGACCTGCTGGGCGGCAAGCAGGTCGGCAGCGGTATTGCGTTGGAAAAGGGTTTTCAGGCTTTACAACTGGAATACCCGAACGGCAGCAAGATCGAGCTGATCGCGCCGCTCGGCGACGACTCGTTCATGCACAAGTTCCTGCGCGAACGCGGCTCCGGCGTGCATCACCTGACGTTCATCGTCAAGAACCTGGTGCAGTGCGTCGCGCACCTGCGCGGCCTGGGCTATCGCGTCGTGGGCGAAGATTACAGCAACCCCGGCTGGCGCGAGGCGTTCATCTCGCCGGTCAGCGCGCACGGCACGATCGTTCAGCTTGCGGAGTCGGATCGCTACCCATGA
- a CDS encoding fumarylacetoacetate hydrolase family protein: MKYVRYKANGKTSYGILQDGKILELQGSIFGKHKKTGKRVALSRAELLAPVKPGKIIAIGLNYKSHIGNRPAPAKPEMFIKTPTSIQNPGGPIVLPKASSQVKIEPEGELVLIIGKKGKHIKAEDAKNYIFGYTCGNDVSERDWQRGDLQWARAKSSDTFSPFGPCIETEFDFMNAQLVTRVNGVVKQDQTTSDLLFNPHQIVEEVSKVMTLDVGDVIYTGTPGTPEAFHPGDVCEVEISGIGTLSNPIVAEE; this comes from the coding sequence ATGAAATACGTACGCTACAAGGCTAACGGCAAGACCTCGTACGGCATCCTGCAGGACGGCAAGATTCTCGAACTGCAGGGCAGCATCTTCGGCAAGCACAAGAAGACCGGCAAGCGCGTCGCGCTGTCGCGCGCCGAGTTGCTCGCGCCGGTCAAGCCCGGCAAGATCATCGCCATCGGCCTGAACTACAAGAGCCACATCGGCAACCGGCCCGCACCCGCCAAGCCGGAGATGTTCATCAAGACGCCGACCTCGATCCAGAATCCGGGCGGCCCGATCGTGCTGCCGAAGGCGAGCAGCCAGGTGAAGATCGAGCCGGAAGGCGAGCTGGTGCTGATCATCGGCAAGAAGGGCAAGCACATCAAGGCCGAGGACGCCAAGAACTACATCTTCGGCTACACCTGCGGCAACGACGTGAGCGAGCGCGACTGGCAGCGCGGCGACCTGCAGTGGGCGCGCGCGAAGTCGTCGGACACGTTCAGCCCGTTCGGCCCGTGCATCGAGACCGAATTCGATTTCATGAACGCGCAACTCGTGACGCGCGTCAACGGCGTCGTCAAGCAGGACCAGACGACCTCCGACCTGCTATTCAACCCGCACCAGATCGTCGAGGAAGTCAGCAAGGTTATGACGCTCGACGTGGGCGACGTGATCTACACCGGCACGCCGGGCACGCCGGAAGCGTTCCACCCGGGCGACGTCTGCGAAGTCGAGATCAGCGGCATCGGCACGCTGTCGAACCCGATCGTCGCGGAAGAATAA
- the acs gene encoding acetate--CoA ligase has protein sequence MAPKPPALHGEVVYPDPAVVDSAYIKDPYTLYRQADKDYVGFWADRAKELEWFSPWEKVLDDSEKPFYKWFTGGRFNIVHNALDRHMQTWRRNKAAFIWEGEPGEQRVLTYHDVYREVNKFANVLKGLGVEKGDRVTIYMGRVPEIAIAMLACAKIGAVHSVVYGGFSVDALAGRIVDSESKVTITQDGARLNGKIVELKNITDAALERSGVVKHVVVVRRTGEPVNMKEGRDLWYHDLMKDASDKCETAQLDAEDMLYMLYTSGTTGKPKAIVHTHGGYAVAIAATLKYVFDLRDDDRWWCAADPGWVTGHSYIVYAPLILGATSIMYEGAPTYPKPDRWWDIIERHRVSVIYCAPTAIRGFMRFGEEWPARHDMSSLRLLGTVGEPINPEAWRWYHKNIGGGRCPIMDTWWQTETGSFQITPVPSLPLKPGSGTLPFFGQQAEILTEEGQPTKPNEEGFLVLKRPWPSMLRTLYRDPDRYVHQYWSKYPGVYTTGDSARMDEDGYFWIIGRVDDVIKVSGYRLGTAEVESALVSHPAVAEAAAIGLPHEIKGNAIHTYVILRSGFSGSPELAEELRQHVGKELGPIARPEKVEFVPSLPKTRSGKIMRRVLKARAQGLPEGDLTTLEE, from the coding sequence ATCGCGCCCAAGCCGCCCGCGCTGCACGGCGAAGTGGTGTATCCCGACCCGGCCGTCGTGGACAGCGCGTACATTAAGGACCCGTACACGCTCTACCGCCAGGCAGACAAAGACTATGTCGGTTTCTGGGCCGACCGCGCGAAGGAACTGGAGTGGTTTAGCCCCTGGGAGAAAGTGCTCGACGATTCCGAGAAACCGTTCTACAAATGGTTTACGGGCGGGCGCTTCAATATCGTGCACAATGCGCTTGATCGCCACATGCAGACCTGGCGCCGCAACAAGGCGGCCTTCATCTGGGAAGGCGAGCCCGGCGAGCAGCGCGTGCTGACCTACCACGACGTGTACCGCGAGGTCAACAAGTTCGCCAACGTGCTGAAAGGCCTCGGCGTCGAGAAGGGCGACCGCGTGACGATCTACATGGGCCGCGTGCCGGAGATCGCTATCGCCATGCTGGCGTGCGCGAAGATCGGTGCGGTGCACTCGGTCGTCTATGGCGGCTTCTCGGTGGACGCGCTGGCCGGCCGCATCGTCGACTCGGAGTCGAAGGTCACCATCACACAGGATGGCGCGCGGCTGAACGGCAAGATCGTCGAGTTGAAGAATATTACCGACGCGGCGCTGGAGCGTTCCGGCGTCGTCAAGCATGTGGTCGTCGTGCGCCGCACCGGCGAGCCGGTCAACATGAAGGAAGGCCGCGACCTCTGGTATCACGACCTGATGAAGGACGCCAGCGACAAGTGCGAGACCGCGCAGCTCGATGCCGAGGACATGCTGTACATGCTCTACACCTCGGGCACGACCGGCAAGCCGAAGGCCATCGTGCACACGCACGGCGGCTACGCAGTCGCCATCGCAGCCACGCTCAAGTACGTCTTCGACTTGCGCGACGACGATCGCTGGTGGTGCGCCGCCGACCCCGGCTGGGTGACCGGCCATTCGTACATCGTGTACGCGCCGCTGATCCTCGGCGCGACGAGCATCATGTATGAGGGCGCGCCGACCTACCCGAAGCCGGATCGCTGGTGGGACATCATCGAGCGACACCGCGTCTCCGTGATCTACTGCGCGCCGACGGCGATTCGCGGCTTCATGCGCTTCGGCGAGGAGTGGCCGGCCCGGCACGACATGTCGTCGCTGCGCCTGCTCGGCACCGTGGGCGAACCGATCAACCCGGAGGCGTGGCGCTGGTACCACAAAAACATCGGCGGCGGGCGCTGCCCAATCATGGACACCTGGTGGCAGACCGAGACCGGCTCTTTCCAGATCACGCCGGTGCCGTCGCTGCCGCTGAAGCCGGGCTCCGGCACGCTCCCGTTCTTCGGCCAGCAGGCCGAAATCCTGACCGAAGAGGGCCAGCCGACCAAGCCGAACGAGGAAGGCTTCCTCGTGCTCAAGCGGCCGTGGCCGTCGATGCTGCGCACGCTGTACCGCGACCCCGACCGCTATGTGCACCAGTACTGGAGCAAGTACCCCGGCGTCTACACGACCGGCGACTCGGCGCGCATGGACGAGGACGGCTACTTCTGGATCATCGGCCGCGTCGATGATGTGATCAAGGTCAGCGGCTACCGGCTCGGCACCGCCGAGGTCGAGAGCGCGCTCGTCAGCCATCCGGCCGTGGCCGAGGCGGCCGCCATCGGCCTGCCGCACGAGATCAAAGGCAACGCGATCCATACGTATGTGATCCTGCGCAGCGGCTTTAGCGGCTCGCCGGAACTGGCGGAAGAGCTGCGCCAGCACGTCGGCAAGGAACTGGGCCCGATCGCGCGGCCCGAGAAGGTCGAGTTCGTGCCGAGCCTGCCCAAGACGCGCTCCGGCAAGATCATGCGCCGCGTGTTGAAGGCGCGCGCGCAGGGCCTGCCCGAAGGCGACCTGACGACACTGGAAGAGTAA
- a CDS encoding cold-shock protein, translated as MEGQRVTGTVKWFNAAKGYGFLSQEGGEDVFVHFSAISMEGYKALREGQAVEFTVERGAKGLSATNVVPLNP; from the coding sequence ATGGAAGGTCAGCGTGTAACGGGTACCGTGAAGTGGTTCAACGCCGCGAAGGGGTACGGTTTTCTGTCGCAGGAGGGTGGCGAGGATGTGTTTGTGCACTTCTCGGCCATCAGCATGGAAGGCTACAAAGCCCTGCGTGAAGGCCAGGCCGTGGAGTTCACGGTCGAGCGCGGCGCCAAAGGCCTCTCGGCCACCAACGTCGTGCCGCTCAACCCGTAA
- a CDS encoding FAD-binding protein, translated as MEHQAILAALRAVLGPDGVLHEPADLALYEYDASIDKGRPDFVVFPRTTEDVVAIAQIATRERIPFFPRGAGTGLSGGAVADQGGITLAMSRMNHILAVDPVNMRATVQPGVVNADISAAVAGYGLYYVPDPSSQRACTIGGNVAENSGGPHCLAYGMTTNHVIGLEVVLPDGAVIETDTNAPGYDLTGVLVGSEGTLGIVTKCVIRLMPLAEAVRTLLVVFGTVEQASEAVSAIIADGTIPAAIEMMDNTAIVAVEAAKRCGYPTDAAAVLLIDVEGLNEGLDELSERIGAICEANGATDIRAPQGAAEREKLWSGRKGAFGAMGRLAPSYYVQDGVIPRSKLPQVLRQIGEIGRKNELRIANVFHAGDGNLHPLILFDERDEALTIKVIEAGNEILQACIDAGGSITGEHGVGLEKRDLMAKLYSADDLGAMTRLKAAFNPDNLLNPCKMFPATKMCIETWHRRREIIRRPIKELSDAWGGMPIP; from the coding sequence ATGGAACATCAGGCTATTCTCGCTGCGCTGCGCGCCGTCCTCGGGCCGGACGGCGTGCTGCACGAACCCGCCGACCTCGCCCTGTACGAGTACGACGCCTCGATCGACAAGGGGCGCCCGGACTTCGTCGTGTTCCCGCGCACCACCGAAGACGTCGTCGCCATCGCGCAGATTGCCACGCGCGAGCGCATCCCGTTCTTCCCGCGCGGCGCCGGCACGGGGTTGAGCGGCGGCGCCGTCGCCGATCAGGGCGGCATCACGCTTGCCATGTCGCGCATGAACCACATCCTCGCGGTGGACCCGGTGAATATGCGCGCGACGGTGCAGCCCGGCGTCGTCAACGCCGACATCTCGGCGGCCGTCGCCGGATACGGGCTGTACTACGTGCCCGATCCCTCTTCGCAGCGCGCCTGCACCATCGGCGGCAACGTGGCCGAGAACTCCGGCGGCCCGCACTGCCTGGCTTACGGCATGACGACCAATCACGTCATCGGACTGGAGGTCGTGCTGCCCGACGGCGCCGTCATCGAGACCGACACCAACGCGCCCGGCTACGATCTGACCGGCGTGCTGGTCGGCAGCGAAGGCACGCTCGGCATCGTCACAAAATGTGTGATCCGGCTGATGCCGCTGGCGGAAGCCGTGCGCACCCTGCTCGTCGTCTTCGGCACGGTCGAACAGGCCAGCGAGGCGGTCAGCGCGATTATCGCCGACGGCACCATTCCCGCCGCGATCGAGATGATGGACAACACGGCGATTGTCGCGGTCGAGGCGGCCAAGCGCTGCGGCTACCCGACCGATGCAGCGGCCGTCCTGCTGATCGACGTGGAAGGCTTGAACGAAGGGCTGGACGAGTTGAGCGAGCGCATCGGCGCGATCTGCGAAGCCAATGGCGCGACCGATATTCGCGCGCCGCAGGGCGCCGCCGAACGCGAGAAATTGTGGTCTGGCCGCAAGGGCGCGTTCGGGGCGATGGGCCGCCTGGCCCCATCCTATTATGTGCAGGACGGCGTCATCCCGCGCAGCAAGCTGCCGCAGGTCTTGCGGCAGATCGGCGAGATCGGGCGCAAGAACGAACTGCGCATCGCCAACGTCTTCCACGCGGGGGATGGCAACCTGCATCCGCTGATTCTGTTCGACGAGCGCGATGAGGCGCTGACCATCAAGGTCATCGAAGCGGGCAATGAAATCCTGCAGGCGTGCATCGACGCCGGCGGCTCGATTACCGGCGAGCACGGCGTCGGCCTGGAGAAGCGCGACCTGATGGCGAAGCTGTACAGCGCCGACGACCTCGGCGCGATGACGCGGCTGAAGGCGGCGTTCAATCCCGACAACCTGCTCAATCCATGTAAGATGTTCCCGGCCACCAAGATGTGCATTGAGACGTGGCACCGCCGGCGCGAGATCATCCGCAGGCCGATCAAGGAACTGTCGGACGCATGGGGCGGGATGCCGATTCCCTAG
- the add gene encoding adenosine deaminase, with amino-acid sequence MTHPNATWHDRVPKVELHLHLEGAIPLDALWTLVQKYGGDPDVPDVAALQTKFVYRDFPHFIQTWVWQTRFLREYDDFTFIAEAIARDLAAQNVRYVEAFCSPPDFTRHGLRAQPLIEAIRTGLDRVHGITVQLVPDLVRDFGPLHGLRLLMELAELKGAGVIGIGIGGSEQAFPPEPFAPVYAEARRIGFHTSAHAGEAAGAASIWGALRALNPDRIGHGTRAVEDPALIDYLAEHRVPIECNPLSNVRTGVIPSVDKHPARLFFERGIPFSVNTDDPKMFGNSLADEYRALEQHLGFSRDEVRQVILNGIETAWLEPDAKRRLAAAFRSDPNWRNDSA; translated from the coding sequence ATGACGCATCCCAACGCAACATGGCATGACCGCGTGCCGAAAGTTGAACTGCACCTGCACCTCGAAGGCGCGATCCCGCTCGACGCGCTCTGGACGCTGGTGCAGAAGTACGGCGGCGACCCCGATGTGCCGGATGTGGCCGCGCTGCAAACCAAGTTCGTCTACCGCGACTTCCCACACTTCATCCAGACCTGGGTTTGGCAGACGCGCTTCCTGCGCGAGTACGACGACTTCACGTTCATCGCGGAAGCGATCGCGCGCGACCTGGCCGCTCAGAACGTGCGCTACGTCGAGGCGTTCTGCTCGCCGCCCGACTTCACGCGCCACGGCCTGCGCGCGCAGCCGCTAATCGAGGCGATTCGTACCGGGCTGGACCGCGTGCATGGCATCACCGTTCAACTGGTGCCCGACCTGGTGCGCGACTTCGGCCCGCTGCACGGGCTGCGCCTGCTCATGGAACTCGCCGAGCTCAAGGGCGCGGGCGTGATCGGCATCGGCATCGGCGGCTCTGAGCAGGCGTTCCCGCCGGAGCCGTTCGCCCCGGTCTACGCCGAAGCGCGGCGTATCGGCTTCCACACCAGCGCGCACGCCGGCGAGGCGGCCGGCGCCGCCAGTATCTGGGGGGCGCTGCGCGCGCTGAACCCCGACCGGATCGGCCACGGCACGCGCGCTGTCGAAGACCCGGCCCTGATCGACTATCTGGCGGAGCACCGCGTCCCGATCGAGTGCAACCCGCTCTCGAACGTGCGCACCGGCGTCATCCCGTCCGTGGACAAACACCCGGCGCGGCTCTTCTTCGAGCGCGGCATCCCGTTCAGCGTGAACACCGACGACCCAAAGATGTTCGGCAATTCGCTGGCCGACGAGTACCGCGCGCTGGAGCAGCACCTGGGTTTTTCGCGCGACGAGGTGCGGCAGGTCATTCTGAACGGCATCGAGACGGCGTGGCTGGAGCCGGACGCGAAGCGGCGGCTGGCCGCGGCGTTCCGCTCCGACCCAAACTGGCGCAACGACAGCGCATAG